The following are encoded together in the Balaenoptera acutorostrata chromosome 9, mBalAcu1.1, whole genome shotgun sequence genome:
- the LRRC10B gene encoding leucine-rich repeat-containing protein 10B has protein sequence MGIAESTPDELPSDAEEQLRNGEQQLELSGRRLRRLPSAVCALSRLQKLYVSGTGLRELPEEIEELRELRILALDFNKLERLPDGLCRLPRLTRLYLGSNRLPALPADFAQLQSLRCLWIEGNFLRRFPRPLLRLVALQSLQMGDNRLRALPAELPRMTGLRGLWLYGNRFEEFPPALLRMGRLHILDLDRNRLGGFPDLHPLRALRVFSYDHNPVTGPPRVADTVFLVGEGAVERMAERDEPTPRPPPRRPARAFDDEEEDLLIGGGSSRALGPPVDSLCALEAAPGLGT, from the coding sequence ATGGGCATAGCCGAGTCCACGCCGGACGAGCTGCCATCGGACGCGGAGGAGCAACTGCGCAATGGCGAGCAGCAGTTGGAGCTGAGCGGGAGGCGCCTGCGGCGGCTGCCCAGCGCCGTGTGCGCGCTGAGCCGCCTGCAGAAGCTGTACGTGAGCGGCACGGGGCTGCGCGAGCTGCCCGAGGAGATCGAGGAGCTGCGCGAGCTGCGCATCCTGGCGCTCGACTTCAACAAACTCGAGCGCCTGCCCGACGGTCTGTGTCGCCTGCCGCGCCTCACGCGCCTCTACCTGGGCAGCAACCGGCTGCCGGCGCTGCCCGCCGACTTCGCGCAGCTGCAGAGCCTGCGCTGCCTCTGGATCGAGGGCAACTTCCTGCGGCGTTTCCCGCGGCCGCTGCTGCGCTTGGTGGCGCTGCAGTCGCTGCAGATGGGCGACAACCGGTTGCGTGCGCTGCCCGCGGAGCTGCCGCGCATGACGGGCCTGCGCGGCCTCTGGCTCTACGGCAACCGTTTCGAGGAGTTCCCGCCcgcattgctgcgcatgggccgCCTGCACATCCTCGACCTAGACCGCAACCGCCTGGGCGGCTTCCCCGACCTGCACCCGCTGCGCGCTCTGCGCGTCTTCTCCTACGACCACAACCCGGTCACTGGGCCCCCCCGCGTCGCCGACACGGTCTTCCTTGTGGGCGAGGGCGCCGTCGAGCGCATGGCCGAGCGCGACGAACCCACGCCCCGGCCGCCGCCGCGGCGCCCAGCGCGGGCCTTTGACGATGAGGAGGAAGACCTGCTCATAGGGGGCGGGAGCTCCCGGGCTCTGGGGCCCCCCGTGGACAGCCTCTGCGCCCTGGAAGCAGCTCCAGGACTGGGCACCTGA